TCTGGGCGCGCGCGTCAAAGCCGAGGGGATGGAAGAGACGCTCGCTTTTTTTGAAGAGACCTGGAAGCGTTTCGCTCCCGCAGATCAGCCTTTTGATTATCTGATGTGGGATCAGCAGTTTGAATTCATGTACTATGCAGAACAGCGGGCGCAGGCGCTGACGTTGCTCTCTTCGGGGATGGCAATTTTGCTCGCATGTATGGGCCTGTTTGGCCTTGCGGCATTTACGGTTGAGCAGCGCGTGAAAGAAATTGGGGTGCGCAAGGTGTTGGGTGCGAGTGTGTCAAATATTGTGATTTTGGTTTCCAGGACATTTGCCATTATGGTTCTGATTGCGAATCTGTTTGCCTGGCCGGTTGCGCATTTTGCGATGGACAGTTGGCTGGCAGGCTTTGCTTATCGCATGGATCTTTCGTGGTGGATATTTGCGTTGAGTGGCGCAGTTGCATTGGCGATTGCGTTGCTTACTGTGAGTTTTCACGCTCTTCGCGCGGCGCTGTCCAATCCGGTGGAAGCACTGCGGCATGAATAGATTGATATAATGAAAATAAAAAAGGTCTGTGACATTTATCACAGACCTTTTGCTTTTTGCGGGTGGTCGGTTACTCAGCGGGTTGCTGTATGACGCGCAGATAGGGTTTTACGGCGGTGTATCCGGGGAAGCGCTCGTCGGCTTCTTCGTCTGTAACCGTGGGTGAGATGATCACGTCTTCACCGGGTCGCCAGTTCACGGGCGTGGCCAAACTGTGCCTGGCTGTCAATTGCAGGGAATCGACTACGCGCAGGATTTCGTCGAAGTTGCGGCCCGTAGATGCCGGGTAGGTGAGCATCAGTTTGATTGTTTTGTCGGGTCCGATTACGAATACCGAACGCACGGTCAGGGTGTTATCTGCATTGGGATGGATCATTTCGTAGAGGTCGGCTACCTGGCGGTCGGGGTCGGCGATCATCGGATAATTTACGGTTGCATTTTGCGTTTCGTTGATGTCGCTGATCCAGCCTTCATGGGATTCGAGGGGATCAACGCTGATGGCTAAAACTTTGACGCCGCGCTTGTCAAATTCGTCCTTGATATTCGCCATGGCGCCCAATTCGGTGGTGCATACCGGCGTAAAGTCGGCGGGATGGGAGAACAGAATGCCCCAGCCATCGCCCAACCATTCGTGAAAATTGATGGTGCCTTCCGTGGTTTCTGCTGTAAAGTCGGGGGCAACATCGCCTAATTGCAATGACATAGTATAATCCTTTCCTATTGGATTGTGGAGGAGATAGAATCCAACTGCGTGGCGATAATATAAGACAAAACCACATAGCGTCAAGCTGTCAAGTTTATAGCGTTGTTGCATGAGGTGGGGCTTTGAAATATATTCGATGAAACGCAGATTGGTTTGATGATCTCAAGGGAGGAATTGTGTCCACGATTCATTTTGATAAACTTTCGATGTACGACCGCATTGGCGAGCCCGTTTCACTCGGTATTCCATTTGCCCAGGGGCGACTTACCGACTCTGGGCAATTTGGTATTTGTAATGATGGAAGAGATATAGCGGTTCAGACCGATGTTACAGCGCGCTGGGACGACGGGTCGATCAAGTGGCTTATGGCGCATTTTCTGGCTGATCTTCCCGGCAACCGCGCACACGATCTCGCTTTTGCCACTGATGGCAGTATTGCTTCGCCTGATCCCGATGAGAGGACTACGGTGACGCAACGGGGAGATTTCTATACTATTGATACGGGTGTTCTTTCTGTTGATGTTGGATGCGGGACAGATCTTTTTAAGGCGATTCGCGTAAATGATATTGAATGGTTTGGTGCAAATGCTTCTTTTGGTATAACCGATGCAGAAGGTGGATCGTATCTCGCCAATATCGATACTATTACTGTTCTGGAGTCGGGTCCCGTGCGGAGTCTTGTCGAATGTGCGGGTGAACACGTTGGCGATGCGGGCACATTGTTCGATATGCGCGTTCTCATTGAGGCATGGGCGGGTAAACCTTTTGTTCGTCTGGATTATCAGTTTATCAATCGGGAGAAGGTCGCGAGTGTTGATGTGGCAGAGATTGCGCTGAAGTTCGCGGCATCGGGTGCGGGCGATGTGCGATGCGCTACTGGAGAGGGTTATTATCGCACCGATCTTACAGAGGGGGCAAATGCGCGTCTTCTGGATGCTGAGACGATTGTTTTTCAGTCTGTTGAACACGTGCTTGATACGTTTTACGGGGATTTCTGGGCAGACTGGTGCGATGCTGAAAAAGGCGTTTGTATTACGCCTTTTCATGCCCATCAAAATTTTCCCAAGGGGATTGCAGTTGGCGAAGATGGCATTGAGCTGGATATTTATCCCGCGAGTCAGGATCCCGTCAAAATTTTGCAGGGTGTGGCTAAGACCCATCGCATGCAATTTTATTTTCACACTTCTGCTATGTCTCTGGACGATGTTATTGTGCAATCGCTCCAATTTCAATATCCGGATATTGGTATTCTGCCCGAGTCGTGGTATCGCGAAGCCGATGTTTGGGAGAATCTCTTTCCCACGAATAAAAATCGGGATATTGAAGCCAGTATTATCAATATGGCCGATGGGCGCAATCAGGGGCTTGGGATGATGCACTGGGGCGATGGTCCGGATCACGGGTACACGCAGCAGGGGCGCGGTAAAGGGGAATTGGTGTGGACCAATAATGAATACGATTTTCCACATGCGATGTTTTTGCTCTATGCGAAGACGGGCGAGCGCCGGTTTAGAGATGCCGCGTGTGTGGCTGCACAACACTGGATTGATGTGGATTTTTGCCATTACAGCGACGATCCACTCAAGATGGGTGGGCAACCCATTCACACGGCGGGGCATGTGACGGGTGGTGTAACGCCTTCGCACGAGTGGACCGAAGGGTTGCTGGATTATTATCACATGACCGGCAAACAGGAGGCTCGCGAAAAGGCGATTTCCATTGCGGATAATATGATCCGCCATCTCGAGTCGCCCAAATTTTCTCGCGCTGGGGGGCAGCAAGCCCGCGAGACTGGCTGGGCGATGCGCGGTCTGATTGCTGTGTACATTGAGACGAGGGAAGAAAAATACCTCGATGCGTGTCGCAGTATTGCCGAGCAATTTATTGAGTGGAAGGAAAAATGGGGGGCTTTTCTCGCGCCTTATACCGCGCATACGCTGGTGCGCGTTCCTTTCATGATTTCTATAGCGATCAATGCGTTGCATCGGTATTATACCGCGACGGGAGATGGTCGCATTCCGCCACTTATTGTGGCAGAGATGGGCGATTTGCTCGATCACTGTGTGATGCCCGATGGCCGCTTTTTTTACAAGGAATTGCCCAGTCTCCAGCGGCGGGCGGGCGGTCCTCGAGAAATGGAAGCGCTGTGTCATGCTTATGAGCATTCGGGCGATAAACGCTTTTTGGAACAGGCGGCACGCATGATGAAATCCCTGCGTCCGGGTGGTAGCCGGAGTGGCAAGCGCATTGTCAAGGATCTCGTTGGGGATACTGTGCTTTTTGATGGCTCAGGTCCCAAATCATTTGCTTCTTTTTATGTGCCGTTTATGTCTTCGTACAAGATTTTGTCGGATGAGGATTGCCTGACTTGATTTGAGACTGGCAAATGGTTACTTTTCAAGAGTTGTGTTTGGCTCGAGATTTTTTGGGAGGATGAATGGAATACCGCCAATTGGGACGC
This DNA window, taken from Gemmatimonadota bacterium, encodes the following:
- a CDS encoding peroxiredoxin; translation: MSLQLGDVAPDFTAETTEGTINFHEWLGDGWGILFSHPADFTPVCTTELGAMANIKDEFDKRGVKVLAISVDPLESHEGWISDINETQNATVNYPMIADPDRQVADLYEMIHPNADNTLTVRSVFVIGPDKTIKLMLTYPASTGRNFDEILRVVDSLQLTARHSLATPVNWRPGEDVIISPTVTDEEADERFPGYTAVKPYLRVIQQPAE
- a CDS encoding glycoside hydrolase family 127 protein, with the translated sequence MSTIHFDKLSMYDRIGEPVSLGIPFAQGRLTDSGQFGICNDGRDIAVQTDVTARWDDGSIKWLMAHFLADLPGNRAHDLAFATDGSIASPDPDERTTVTQRGDFYTIDTGVLSVDVGCGTDLFKAIRVNDIEWFGANASFGITDAEGGSYLANIDTITVLESGPVRSLVECAGEHVGDAGTLFDMRVLIEAWAGKPFVRLDYQFINREKVASVDVAEIALKFAASGAGDVRCATGEGYYRTDLTEGANARLLDAETIVFQSVEHVLDTFYGDFWADWCDAEKGVCITPFHAHQNFPKGIAVGEDGIELDIYPASQDPVKILQGVAKTHRMQFYFHTSAMSLDDVIVQSLQFQYPDIGILPESWYREADVWENLFPTNKNRDIEASIINMADGRNQGLGMMHWGDGPDHGYTQQGRGKGELVWTNNEYDFPHAMFLLYAKTGERRFRDAACVAAQHWIDVDFCHYSDDPLKMGGQPIHTAGHVTGGVTPSHEWTEGLLDYYHMTGKQEAREKAISIADNMIRHLESPKFSRAGGQQARETGWAMRGLIAVYIETREEKYLDACRSIAEQFIEWKEKWGAFLAPYTAHTLVRVPFMISIAINALHRYYTATGDGRIPPLIVAEMGDLLDHCVMPDGRFFYKELPSLQRRAGGPREMEALCHAYEHSGDKRFLEQAARMMKSLRPGGSRSGKRIVKDLVGDTVLFDGSGPKSFASFYVPFMSSYKILSDEDCLT